A window of Rhododendron vialii isolate Sample 1 chromosome 11a, ASM3025357v1 contains these coding sequences:
- the LOC131308145 gene encoding putative casein kinase II subunit beta-4 isoform X2 — translation MYRDRGGGGSRPEMGQVDRKRINDALDKHLERSSPSTSRALNGKEKDRLSAQSTLSGGKPPPDLAETKGSDEESETDSEESDVSGSEGDDTSWIAWFCNLRGNEFFCEVDDDYIQDDFNLCGLSSQVPYYDYALDLILDVESSHEEQNELVESAAEMLYGLIHVRYILTSKGMAAMLEKYKNAEFGRCPRVYCSGQPCLPFGQSDIPRQSTVKIYCPKCEDIYSPRSRYQNNIDGAYFGSTFPNLFLMTYGHLKPQRVSQSYVPRVFGFKIHKP, via the exons atgtaTAGAGACAGAGGAGGCGGTGGATCGAGGCCGGAGATGGGTCAAGTCGATCGAAAGCGTATCAACGATGCCCTTGATAAGCACTTGGAGCGATCCTCACCGTCTACTTCTAGGGCTTTGAACGGAAAGGAGAAGGATCGCTTGTCTGCTCAATCCACGTTATCTGGTGGCAAGCCACCTCCTGATTTGGCCGAAACCAAAGGCTCCGATG AGGAATCTGAAACAGACAGTGAGGAGTCAGATGTGAGTGGTTCAGAGGGGGATGATACATCTTGGATTGCATGGTTCTGTAATCTGCGTGGGAATGAGTTCTTTTGTGAAGTTGATGATGATTACATTCAGGATGATTTTAACCTATGTGGGTTAAGCAGCCAAGTTCCTTATTATGATTATGCGCTCGATTTGATACTGGATGTTGAATCCTCTCATG AGGAACAGAATGAATTAGTAGAATCAGCAGCGGAGATGCTTTATGGCCTAATTCATGTGCGATACATACTAACAAGCAAAGGAATGGCTGCGATG CTTGAGAAGTACAAGAATGCTGAGTTTGGACGTTGCCCAAGAGTGTATTGCAGCGGACAACCCTGCCTCCCCTTTGGTCAATCAGACATCCCTCGGCAAAGTACTGTGAAAATTTACTGTCCCAAGTGTGAAGATATATATAGCCCTCGATCCAGATACCAAAACA ACATTGATGGTGCCTATTTTGGAAGCACGTTTCCTAACCTGTTCTTGATGACTTATGGGCACCTCAAGCCACAAAGGGTGTCTCAAAGTTATGTTCCAAGAGTGTTTGGCTTCAAGATCCACAAGCCATGA
- the LOC131308145 gene encoding putative casein kinase II subunit beta-4 isoform X1, translating into MYRDRGGGGSRPEMGQVDRKRINDALDKHLERSSPSTSRALNGKEKDRLSAQSTLSGGKPPPDLAETKGSDEESETDSEESDVSGSEGDDTSWIAWFCNLRGNEFFCEVDDDYIQDDFNLCGLSSQVPYYDYALDLILDVESSHGDTFTEEQNELVESAAEMLYGLIHVRYILTSKGMAAMLEKYKNAEFGRCPRVYCSGQPCLPFGQSDIPRQSTVKIYCPKCEDIYSPRSRYQNNIDGAYFGSTFPNLFLMTYGHLKPQRVSQSYVPRVFGFKIHKP; encoded by the exons atgtaTAGAGACAGAGGAGGCGGTGGATCGAGGCCGGAGATGGGTCAAGTCGATCGAAAGCGTATCAACGATGCCCTTGATAAGCACTTGGAGCGATCCTCACCGTCTACTTCTAGGGCTTTGAACGGAAAGGAGAAGGATCGCTTGTCTGCTCAATCCACGTTATCTGGTGGCAAGCCACCTCCTGATTTGGCCGAAACCAAAGGCTCCGATG AGGAATCTGAAACAGACAGTGAGGAGTCAGATGTGAGTGGTTCAGAGGGGGATGATACATCTTGGATTGCATGGTTCTGTAATCTGCGTGGGAATGAGTTCTTTTGTGAAGTTGATGATGATTACATTCAGGATGATTTTAACCTATGTGGGTTAAGCAGCCAAGTTCCTTATTATGATTATGCGCTCGATTTGATACTGGATGTTGAATCCTCTCATG GGGATACTTTTACAGAGGAACAGAATGAATTAGTAGAATCAGCAGCGGAGATGCTTTATGGCCTAATTCATGTGCGATACATACTAACAAGCAAAGGAATGGCTGCGATG CTTGAGAAGTACAAGAATGCTGAGTTTGGACGTTGCCCAAGAGTGTATTGCAGCGGACAACCCTGCCTCCCCTTTGGTCAATCAGACATCCCTCGGCAAAGTACTGTGAAAATTTACTGTCCCAAGTGTGAAGATATATATAGCCCTCGATCCAGATACCAAAACA ACATTGATGGTGCCTATTTTGGAAGCACGTTTCCTAACCTGTTCTTGATGACTTATGGGCACCTCAAGCCACAAAGGGTGTCTCAAAGTTATGTTCCAAGAGTGTTTGGCTTCAAGATCCACAAGCCATGA